The Flavobacteriales bacterium DNA segment CCTACACTTTCCCCATTGATATTAATTCATAAAACTCATTTCTGACAACTTCATCCTCAAAGTCTCCACCATGAGCTACTGATGTTGTAAAACTAGATTTATCTTTTATTCCCCTAGAAGACACACAAAGGTGTTTTGAATGAATAACTACAATAACACTCTCAGTTCCCAGAGTTCTTTGTAAATCATTACAAATCTGTTCACACAATCTTTCTTGAACTTGCGGTCTATGTGCATAATAATCTACCAATCTATTCAACTTAGATAAACCTATCACCTTATCATTAGGAATATATCCTACATGAGCATAACCAATCATAGGTAAAAAATGATGCTCACAAGCAGAATCAATGACAATATCTTGCTCAATCAACATCTTTTTATAATTATACTTATTATTAAAAGTCGTTGTACTTGGTCTATTTTTAGGGTTTAACCCATAAAACAATTCTTTAACATACATTTTTGCAACTCTTGATGGTGTCCCTGCTAAACTATCATCAGATAAATCTAGACCTAACTCTTCCATAATTTTTGAAAAATGATGCTTTATATTCTCTATTTTTTCCTCATCTGATTTAACAAAAGCATCAGGCCGTAAAGGTGTTTCTACACTTGTTGAAATATGATTATCTCCTATAAATTCTATTTTCTCGCTTTCCATAAACTATTTATTTTCTGATTGTACACATACGCCATCTTCACAGCTACAATACTTTTTGTTATATAAATGTAAACCTATTAACATTGCAGAAGGAACATGCTTCAAAACACTTGGAATTGAATAGCCACCTACACTACTATTTATTATTACTAACACAAAAGCTATCCAACTTGCCCAAAAAGCATATATCATCCATTTTTTTGTTGTGTATTTAACCGATGTTGCTACTGCAAAAAAAGAGATTATAATAAAAGCATAATCTAAGTATTGCCACCATTCAGGTGATGATTCACAACAAGTTGCTGTACATGTCTGCGCAACAAAAAGAAATGGTGTTATCGTACAATGTACAATGCATAGTGTACTAAAAAACGCCCCTAAAACATCAGATTTTCGTGTTAGCAACATGATTATTTTTTATTTAGGCAACAAAAATAACACTTTTTATGCAACATTGTTGCATTTTATAAAAAAAGACTGATTAATATTAATGAACAACATCCTCACAATATTAAAAGTTAGCATCAACTGTTAAATGAAAAATGAAATCAAGCAAAGCATTTTGCTTGGTTAAGGTTACTAATTTGAAATAAGATTC contains these protein-coding regions:
- a CDS encoding MerC domain-containing protein, with protein sequence MLLTRKSDVLGAFFSTLCIVHCTITPFLFVAQTCTATCCESSPEWWQYLDYAFIIISFFAVATSVKYTTKKWMIYAFWASWIAFVLVIINSSVGGYSIPSVLKHVPSAMLIGLHLYNKKYCSCEDGVCVQSENK
- the folE gene encoding GTP cyclohydrolase I FolE, which translates into the protein MESEKIEFIGDNHISTSVETPLRPDAFVKSDEEKIENIKHHFSKIMEELGLDLSDDSLAGTPSRVAKMYVKELFYGLNPKNRPSTTTFNNKYNYKKMLIEQDIVIDSACEHHFLPMIGYAHVGYIPNDKVIGLSKLNRLVDYYAHRPQVQERLCEQICNDLQRTLGTESVIVVIHSKHLCVSSRGIKDKSSFTTSVAHGGDFEDEVVRNEFYELISMGKV